From Campylobacter upsaliensis, the proteins below share one genomic window:
- the thyX gene encoding FAD-dependent thymidylate synthase — MRVTLLFHTPLSVCSHATRTCWQSFEKGDCGGEKDKELIDRVGNKFKHASTLEHLNYNFYIQEISRACLQELARHRHASFSVKSTRYTLKELRNESEFKENDFENAGRYLVFCGNEAVDNASIKALENLREILQTSISLDLAKYCLPESYKTELTFSINARSLQNFLSLRSSKSALWEIRALARALFEALPEEHHFIFEHCMQD; from the coding sequence ATGCGAGTTACTTTACTTTTTCATACCCCTCTTAGCGTTTGTTCTCACGCTACACGCACTTGTTGGCAGAGTTTTGAAAAGGGCGATTGTGGTGGAGAAAAGGATAAAGAATTAATTGACAGAGTGGGAAATAAATTCAAACACGCTTCGACTTTGGAGCATTTAAATTATAATTTTTATATCCAAGAAATTTCAAGGGCTTGTTTGCAAGAACTTGCTCGTCATAGGCATGCGAGTTTTAGTGTCAAAAGCACGCGTTATACGCTTAAAGAGCTTAGAAATGAAAGTGAATTTAAAGAAAATGATTTTGAAAATGCGGGGCGTTATTTGGTTTTTTGTGGTAATGAGGCTGTGGATAATGCTAGCATTAAGGCACTTGAAAATTTAAGAGAGATTTTACAAACAAGCATTAGTTTAGATTTGGCTAAATACTGCCTCCCTGAAAGCTATAAAACAGAACTTACCTTTAGCATTAATGCTAGAAGTTTGCAAAATTTCTTATCTTTGCGAAGTTCAAAGTCGGCTTTATGGGAGATAAGGGCTTTAGCTAGAGCCTTATTTGAGGCTTTGCCTGAGGAACACCATTTTATTTTTGAGCATTGTATGCAAGATTAA
- a CDS encoding peptidylprolyl isomerase, translating to MKKILMILLFFVAIVNAKVLNSVALVVEKEPITNYDIEQTMKLLKLPREQALAVLINEKMELSQIKQFSIVVNELEVDAAISKILTQNKMNLEQFKNSLKAKGQNYELFRHNLKKDLEKRKLYEKIASMNKTDFSEESAKKFFEANKEKFLFYTSIDVKIYRSSDQAILEKMKADKKITLKAQNANLNPHNADPRLLALLSQLKIGEFSPVLNSKEGFELYEVMAKSGANVPEFEQIKDSVMNVYFNEQRQNYIQDYFDKLRSKLNIEYLKN from the coding sequence ATGAAAAAAATTTTGATGATTTTATTATTTTTTGTTGCGATTGTAAATGCTAAGGTGCTTAATTCTGTCGCTTTAGTCGTAGAAAAAGAGCCTATTACAAACTATGACATAGAGCAAACGATGAAGCTTTTAAAGCTACCTAGAGAGCAGGCTTTGGCTGTGCTTATTAATGAAAAAATGGAGCTTTCTCAAATCAAACAATTTTCCATAGTTGTTAATGAGCTTGAGGTTGATGCGGCGATTTCTAAGATTCTTACGCAAAATAAAATGAATTTGGAGCAGTTTAAAAATTCTCTAAAGGCTAAGGGACAAAATTATGAGCTTTTCCGCCATAATCTTAAGAAAGACTTGGAAAAAAGAAAGCTTTATGAGAAAATAGCCAGTATGAATAAAACGGATTTTAGCGAAGAAAGTGCGAAGAAATTTTTTGAAGCTAATAAAGAAAAATTCCTTTTTTACACTTCTATTGATGTTAAAATTTACCGCTCTAGCGATCAAGCCATTTTAGAAAAAATGAAAGCTGATAAAAAAATCACATTAAAAGCTCAAAATGCCAATTTAAATCCACACAATGCCGACCCTAGACTACTAGCTCTTTTATCACAGCTTAAGATAGGCGAATTTTCTCCTGTATTAAATTCTAAAGAGGGTTTTGAGCTTTATGAGGTTATGGCAAAAAGTGGGGCAAATGTCCCTGAATTTGAGCAAATCAAAGATAGCGTGATGAATGTTTATTTTAACGAACAAAGACAAAATTATATTCAAGATTACTTTGATAAACTTCGCTCTAAATTAAACATAGAATACCTTAAGAATTAA
- a CDS encoding cation:dicarboxylate symporter family transporter yields the protein MNQEFFTHFLRFSSWQIFVIFAVLFATFFTLKKMRDKKINFSLRMLFALFIGILLGFILQHLAAYPSGDEAKNIIWFSEAKHWFGFFSSVFVAFIKMLVIPLIFACIIKVIIEINQDIKVSSLIGTSLFWILFSTALAAILGVSLALNFGLGEGLSVNEGTRQIREIATFTSILQNLIPSNIVNAMSKENIIAIVLFAFFIGLCAKNISQKEEYAQPFESFQKLILSFYGIMMNMTATVIRFMPYAVVCMMANVILSNGFEAIKTAGLFIILTYVAMILMFGVHFLMLLSQGLNPLIYAKKAFPVWLFAFSSRSSVATLPLSISTLQERLGVSPAVANFVASIGTTTGLNGCAGYFPAMAAVFVAHILGVELDFSFILMIVLVAILGSLGIAGVPGSATMAASIMLAGIGFGDNFMLLSLILAVDPIVDMARTTSNVSGAMTSALCTAKNLKALDKEVYLKS from the coding sequence ATGAATCAGGAATTTTTTACTCACTTCTTACGATTTTCAAGTTGGCAAATTTTCGTCATTTTTGCTGTGCTTTTCGCTACATTTTTTACGCTTAAAAAGATGCGTGATAAGAAAATTAATTTTTCTTTAAGAATGCTTTTCGCACTTTTTATTGGTATTTTACTAGGCTTTATTTTGCAACATTTAGCCGCTTATCCTAGCGGTGATGAAGCTAAGAATATCATTTGGTTTAGCGAGGCGAAACATTGGTTTGGTTTTTTTAGTTCTGTTTTTGTAGCCTTCATTAAAATGCTTGTTATTCCTCTTATTTTTGCTTGTATCATTAAGGTCATTATAGAAATTAATCAAGACATTAAGGTTAGTTCTTTGATTGGCACTAGTCTTTTTTGGATACTTTTTAGCACAGCTTTAGCGGCTATTTTAGGTGTTAGTTTAGCACTTAATTTTGGCTTAGGCGAGGGTTTAAGTGTCAATGAAGGGACTAGACAAATTAGAGAAATCGCAACTTTCACAAGTATTTTACAAAATTTAATCCCTAGCAATATCGTTAATGCTATGAGTAAGGAAAATATCATTGCCATAGTTCTTTTTGCTTTTTTTATTGGACTTTGTGCGAAAAATATTAGTCAAAAAGAAGAATACGCACAGCCTTTTGAAAGCTTTCAAAAGCTTATTTTAAGTTTTTATGGCATTATGATGAATATGACAGCGACTGTGATTCGCTTTATGCCTTATGCGGTAGTTTGTATGATGGCAAATGTAATTCTAAGCAATGGCTTTGAAGCGATTAAGACAGCAGGACTTTTTATTATACTCACTTATGTGGCTATGATTTTAATGTTTGGAGTGCATTTTTTAATGCTACTTTCTCAAGGCTTAAATCCGTTGATTTATGCTAAAAAAGCCTTCCCTGTTTGGCTTTTTGCTTTTAGCTCTCGTTCAAGCGTTGCAACTTTACCCTTAAGTATCTCTACCCTACAAGAAAGACTTGGCGTATCCCCAGCCGTAGCTAATTTTGTGGCTTCTATTGGCACAACTACGGGACTTAATGGTTGTGCGGGTTATTTTCCTGCTATGGCAGCGGTCTTTGTAGCACATATATTAGGCGTGGAACTTGATTTTAGCTTTATTTTGATGATAGTTTTAGTGGCAATTCTTGGTTCTTTAGGCATAGCTGGAGTTCCTGGCAGTGCGACTATGGCTGCTTCTATTATGTTAGCAGGTATTGGTTTTGGAGATAATTTTATGCTTTTAAGTCTTATTTTAGCTGTCGACCCTATCGTAGATATGGCACGCACAACAAGTAATGTTTCAGGGGCTATGACTTCGGCACTTTGCACGGCTAAAAATTTAAAAGCCTTAGATAAAGAAGTCTATCTTAAGTCTTAA
- a CDS encoding M20 metallopeptidase family protein, with the protein MQQILAKIKTLTQKYYPEIVELRHAIHMHPELEFEEENTANLLCAMLDKYGIKYQRNIAKTGILAQIQGEKEGKCVLLRADMDALPVQEETNLPYASKIAGKMHACGHDGHSAGLMGALLILNELKSEFSGTIKFMFQPAEEGSGGAKPMIEAGILENPKVDAVFGCHLWGALLENTAQIVSGEMMAGVDVFELEFIGRGGHGAHPHTTIDPIVMAAKFISDIQCAISRRLKPVDAGVITIGSIHAGTAFNIIPENAILTGTVRFLSEENQALLQNAIENTAKAVALEFGGEFKLQYKREYPPLINDEKMALIARKAFAKVLEEDNIITQAKPDMGAEDFAFLTQARQGAYVFVGISKDLKNPALHHSSTFCWDDENLKILMQGDALMALEFLNQA; encoded by the coding sequence ATGCAGCAAATTCTAGCCAAGATTAAAACCCTCACGCAAAAATATTACCCAGAGATAGTTGAGCTTAGACACGCTATACATATGCATCCTGAGCTTGAGTTTGAAGAGGAAAATACAGCAAATTTGCTATGTGCTATGCTAGATAAATATGGCATAAAATATCAAAGAAATATCGCAAAAACGGGTATTTTAGCACAAATTCAAGGCGAAAAAGAAGGCAAATGTGTGCTTTTAAGAGCCGATATGGACGCCTTGCCCGTGCAAGAAGAGACAAATTTACCCTATGCTTCAAAGATAGCAGGTAAAATGCACGCTTGTGGGCACGATGGACATAGTGCAGGACTTATGGGGGCTTTGCTTATTTTAAATGAGTTAAAAAGTGAATTTAGTGGGACAATTAAATTTATGTTTCAACCTGCTGAAGAAGGAAGCGGTGGAGCAAAGCCTATGATAGAAGCAGGAATTTTAGAAAATCCTAAGGTTGATGCCGTCTTTGGCTGTCATTTATGGGGAGCTTTACTTGAAAATACCGCACAAATTGTAAGTGGAGAAATGATGGCTGGAGTTGATGTCTTTGAGCTTGAATTTATCGGTCGTGGCGGACACGGCGCACACCCGCACACCACAATAGATCCTATCGTTATGGCGGCGAAATTTATCAGCGATATTCAATGTGCGATTTCAAGACGCTTAAAGCCTGTCGACGCTGGAGTGATAACCATAGGAAGTATCCACGCAGGAACGGCTTTTAATATTATTCCTGAAAATGCTATTTTAACAGGCACGGTGCGTTTTTTAAGTGAAGAAAATCAAGCTCTTTTGCAAAATGCCATTGAAAATACAGCTAAGGCTGTGGCTTTAGAATTTGGCGGAGAATTTAAGCTTCAATACAAAAGAGAATATCCGCCCCTTATCAATGATGAAAAAATGGCTCTCATAGCAAGAAAAGCCTTTGCGAAAGTTTTAGAAGAGGATAACATCATCACGCAAGCCAAGCCTGATATGGGTGCGGAGGACTTTGCCTTTTTAACGCAGGCAAGGCAGGGTGCTTATGTTTTTGTTGGGATTTCTAAAGATTTAAAAAATCCTGCCTTGCACCATAGCAGCACCTTTTGCTGGGACGATGAGAATTTAAAAATCTTAATGCAAGGCGATGCTTTAATGGCTTTGGAATTTTTAAATCAAGCTTAA
- a CDS encoding MqnA/MqnD/SBP family protein: MIFGKIDYINLLPLHIYLKKYPLPSGIKASFERKKGVPSKLNHALYRGQIDAAIISSIESIKPKYHNLNLGICANKRVLSVLVEKKTANQKDSSSASSNALASVLKQKGRVIIGDKALRLYLENKNHFIDLCELWYERTHLPFVFARFSCTKHKTIYKKILLPFAKSKIKIPNYILENYAKTRGIDKKDILFYLEKVIYYKLERKEKKALAKFTKAVRFQNKFKT; this comes from the coding sequence ATGATTTTTGGAAAGATTGATTATATCAATCTATTGCCCCTTCACATTTATCTTAAAAAATACCCCCTACCAAGTGGCATTAAGGCAAGTTTTGAGCGTAAAAAAGGTGTGCCAAGTAAGCTAAATCACGCTCTTTATAGGGGACAAATTGACGCAGCTATCATTTCAAGTATAGAAAGCATTAAGCCAAAATATCACAATTTAAATTTAGGAATTTGTGCAAATAAACGCGTTTTAAGCGTTTTGGTGGAGAAAAAAACAGCAAATCAAAAGGATTCAAGCTCGGCAAGTTCTAACGCTCTAGCTAGTGTTTTAAAGCAAAAAGGTAGAGTCATCATAGGAGATAAGGCTTTAAGACTTTATTTAGAAAATAAAAATCATTTTATAGACCTTTGCGAACTTTGGTATGAAAGGACGCATTTACCCTTTGTGTTTGCGCGTTTTTCTTGCACAAAACACAAAACAATATATAAAAAAATTCTTCTCCCTTTTGCAAAAAGTAAGATTAAAATCCCAAACTACATCTTAGAAAACTACGCCAAAACGAGAGGGATAGATAAAAAAGATATTTTATTTTATTTAGAAAAAGTGATTTATTACAAGCTTGAAAGAAAGGAAAAAAAGGCTTTAGCAAAATTTACTAAAGCCGTGCGTTTTCAAAATAAATTTAAGACTTAA
- the ppk2 gene encoding polyphosphate kinase 2, protein MSKEHNEEEYVEVKVKKSTLKYEKDLESLQIELLKFQNHVKAQGLKILIILEGRDGAGKGGSIKRLTEHLNPRGCRVVALSKPNAIEQTQWYFQRYVNHLPSAGEIVIFDRSWYNRAGVEYVMGFCTPEQHEQFLREVPLFEHMIHKSGVMFFKIYLSVSKKQQQKRFKERLKNPLKQYKLSPVDQKSQELWGKYTIAKYSMLLASNTEACPWTIIDSNDKKKARLNLIRFILSKVEYPGKKEGKFSKIDKDLVRSGEAEIFKMEAEAGQNKDIENAENGNYEEEFNAANSSQD, encoded by the coding sequence ATGTCAAAAGAGCATAATGAAGAGGAATATGTCGAAGTTAAGGTCAAAAAAAGCACCTTAAAATACGAAAAAGATTTAGAAAGTTTGCAAATTGAACTTTTAAAATTTCAAAACCATGTTAAAGCACAGGGTTTAAAAATCCTTATTATCTTAGAGGGTCGCGATGGTGCTGGTAAGGGCGGGAGCATTAAGAGATTAACCGAGCATTTAAATCCTAGAGGTTGTCGCGTTGTCGCATTATCAAAACCCAACGCAATCGAGCAAACACAGTGGTATTTTCAACGCTATGTTAATCATCTCCCATCAGCTGGTGAAATCGTGATTTTTGACCGCTCTTGGTATAATAGGGCGGGTGTGGAGTATGTAATGGGCTTTTGCACCCCAGAACAGCACGAGCAATTTTTAAGAGAGGTGCCTCTTTTTGAGCATATGATCCACAAAAGTGGGGTGATGTTTTTTAAAATTTATCTTTCTGTATCCAAAAAACAGCAGCAAAAACGCTTTAAAGAACGCCTTAAAAATCCTCTTAAACAATACAAGCTCTCTCCAGTTGATCAAAAATCGCAAGAATTATGGGGCAAATACACCATAGCAAAATATTCTATGCTTTTAGCTTCTAATACGGAGGCTTGTCCTTGGACCATTATTGACTCAAACGATAAGAAAAAAGCAAGGCTTAATCTCATACGATTCATACTCTCAAAAGTCGAGTATCCGGGTAAAAAAGAGGGCAAATTTTCTAAAATTGACAAAGATTTAGTTAGAAGTGGGGAGGCTGAAATCTTTAAAATGGAAGCTGAAGCAGGACAAAATAAAGACATAGAAAATGCCGAAAATGGTAACTATGAGGAGGAGTTTAATGCAGCAAATTCTAGCCAAGATTAA
- the gltX gene encoding glutamate--tRNA ligase yields the protein MQEILTTRFAPSPTGYLHIGGLRTALYSYLYARKNGGKFLLRIEDTDLKRNSKEATKAIIEAFKWCGLDYDGEACYQSQRSAIYKQYIQKLLDEGKAYYCYMSKEELEELRKDQEANKERPRYDGRYRDFKGTPPQGIEPVVRIKAPQSGVISFEDGVKGKIEFKAEDILDDFVIARSDGSVTYNFCVVIDDALMKVSDVIRGDDHLSNTPKQIVLYEALGFKIPNFFHVAMIHGEDGKKLSKRHGATDVMEYKQMGILPQALLNFLVRLGWGHNDDEIFSLNDMKRLFDPHHISKGASSYNFKKLEWLNAHYIKTLPFEEINSQLKGLGFDLSGVEKAGFLLDLLRERAKTLLDIISSAKSILETPKSYDEVAIAKFVNENNLNLLRNFATSLSTQNKAKEFEELTTHFLEQNEAKLKDLAQPLRIALTGTAVSPSIFEVLEFLGVKECQKRIQAFLEYKEKQ from the coding sequence ATGCAAGAAATTCTTACGACACGCTTTGCTCCATCTCCTACTGGATACTTACATATAGGTGGTTTGAGAACGGCACTTTATAGCTATTTATACGCAAGAAAAAATGGAGGGAAATTTTTACTTCGCATTGAAGATACAGATTTAAAAAGAAATTCCAAAGAAGCAACAAAAGCTATCATAGAAGCCTTTAAATGGTGCGGTTTAGACTATGATGGCGAGGCTTGTTATCAGTCGCAAAGAAGTGCAATTTATAAACAATATATCCAAAAATTACTTGATGAGGGTAAGGCATATTATTGCTATATGTCTAAAGAAGAATTAGAAGAATTAAGAAAAGACCAAGAAGCAAATAAAGAGCGTCCAAGATATGATGGAAGGTATAGAGATTTTAAAGGAACTCCTCCGCAAGGCATTGAGCCTGTGGTGCGTATTAAGGCACCACAAAGTGGTGTGATTAGCTTTGAAGATGGGGTAAAAGGCAAAATTGAATTTAAGGCTGAAGATATATTAGATGACTTTGTCATTGCAAGAAGTGATGGGAGCGTTACTTATAATTTTTGCGTTGTGATTGATGATGCATTAATGAAAGTAAGCGATGTGATAAGAGGCGATGACCATCTTTCAAATACCCCTAAGCAAATCGTGCTTTATGAGGCGCTTGGCTTTAAAATTCCTAATTTTTTCCATGTGGCGATGATACACGGCGAAGACGGCAAAAAACTCTCCAAAAGACACGGTGCAACTGATGTGATGGAATATAAACAAATGGGTATTCTCCCACAAGCTTTGCTTAATTTTCTCGTGCGTTTAGGCTGGGGGCATAATGATGATGAAATTTTCTCTCTAAACGATATGAAAAGGCTTTTTGATCCACATCACATTAGCAAGGGTGCATCTTCATATAATTTTAAAAAACTTGAGTGGCTTAACGCACATTATATTAAAACTCTTCCTTTTGAAGAGATTAATTCCCAGCTTAAGGGACTTGGCTTTGATTTAAGTGGGGTAGAAAAGGCGGGATTTTTGTTAGATTTATTAAGAGAAAGGGCAAAAACCCTGCTTGATATTATTAGCTCCGCAAAAAGCATTTTAGAAACGCCAAAAAGCTATGATGAAGTGGCGATTGCAAAATTTGTCAATGAGAACAATTTAAATTTATTACGCAATTTCGCCACTTCTCTTAGCACACAAAATAAAGCAAAAGAATTTGAAGAATTAACCACACATTTTTTAGAGCAAAACGAAGCAAAACTAAAAGACCTAGCCCAGCCCTTACGCATTGCTCTCACAGGCACAGCGGTAAGTCCTAGCATTTTTGAAGTTTTAGAATTTTTGGGCGTTAAAGAATGTCAAAAACGCATACAAGCATTTTTAGAATATAAGGAAAAACAATGA
- a CDS encoding malic enzyme-like NAD(P)-binding protein → MNLKEEALKYHLGGKTSIQPTKALNTSYDLSLAYSPGVAEPCLEIAKDENLAYTYTNKANLVAIVSDGSAVLGLGNIGAAASKPVMEGKACLFKKFANIDAFDLEINAHSVEEIVAFCKALAPSVGGINLEDISAPKCFAIEAALQGLGIPVMHDDQHGTAIISTAGLMNAMEISNKSFKNIKVVISGAGAAGIASAKMYRNLGVENIILIDSKGVVSKDRADLGLEKLEFARDTKERTLRDAMRDADVFLGLSKPNIIDEEMLKSMAQNPVIFALANPVPEVMPELVYQVRKDAIVGTGRSDYANQINNVLGFPFIFRGALDVRASQITENMKVAAAKALADLAKLPVSEDVKKAYAITHLEFGKDYVIPKPFDKRVKAVVSSAVANAAVKDGVAKVKKFDEKAYFQSLQ, encoded by the coding sequence ATGAATTTAAAAGAAGAAGCATTAAAATACCACTTAGGTGGCAAAACAAGCATACAACCTACCAAAGCTCTAAATACAAGCTATGATTTAAGCCTAGCTTATAGTCCGGGTGTGGCAGAACCCTGCCTTGAAATCGCTAAAGATGAAAATTTAGCCTATACTTATACAAATAAGGCAAATTTAGTTGCTATCGTTAGTGATGGCTCGGCAGTGCTTGGCTTGGGTAATATAGGTGCAGCAGCAAGTAAGCCTGTGATGGAGGGAAAGGCGTGTTTATTTAAAAAATTTGCAAATATTGACGCTTTTGACCTAGAAATTAATGCACATAGCGTAGAAGAGATTGTAGCCTTTTGTAAGGCTTTAGCACCGAGTGTTGGGGGGATTAATTTGGAGGATATTTCAGCACCCAAATGTTTTGCAATAGAAGCTGCTTTACAAGGACTTGGTATTCCTGTAATGCACGATGACCAGCACGGCACAGCCATTATTTCTACCGCAGGGCTAATGAATGCTATGGAAATTAGCAATAAAAGCTTTAAAAATATTAAAGTCGTCATTAGTGGGGCTGGAGCAGCTGGGATCGCTAGTGCTAAAATGTATCGTAATTTGGGCGTTGAAAATATCATTTTAATTGATAGCAAAGGCGTTGTAAGTAAGGATAGGGCGGATTTAGGGCTTGAAAAACTTGAATTTGCAAGGGATACAAAGGAAAGAACTTTAAGGGACGCTATGAGAGATGCTGATGTATTTTTGGGACTTTCAAAACCTAATATTATCGATGAGGAAATGTTAAAGTCTATGGCACAAAATCCTGTTATTTTCGCCCTAGCTAATCCTGTGCCTGAAGTAATGCCTGAACTTGTGTATCAAGTCCGCAAAGACGCCATAGTCGGCACGGGTAGGAGTGATTATGCTAATCAAATTAATAATGTCTTAGGCTTTCCTTTTATCTTCCGCGGTGCGCTTGATGTAAGGGCGAGTCAAATCACAGAAAATATGAAAGTTGCAGCAGCTAAAGCCCTAGCGGACTTAGCCAAACTCCCTGTTAGTGAAGATGTAAAAAAAGCCTATGCTATCACGCATTTAGAATTTGGTAAAGACTATGTTATCCCAAAACCTTTTGATAAAAGAGTTAAAGCAGTCGTAAGCAGTGCAGTCGCAAATGCAGCAGTTAAAGATGGGGTAGCAAAAGTAAAGAAATTTGACGAAAAAGCTTATTTTCAAAGTTTGCAGTAA
- a CDS encoding CTP synthase, whose product MKQTKYIFVTGGVLSSLGKGIAAASIATLLKNSKLKVSILKADPYINVDPGTMSPFEHGEVFVTEDGAETDLDLGHYERFLDENLSQDNNFTTGKVYQSVIEKERRGEYLGKTIQVIPHIVGEIKERIKKAGENKDILIVEIGGTVGDIEGLPFLEAIRALKLEVGKNNAMNIHLTLVPFIKAAGELKTKPTQHSVGELRRIGISPDMIICRSEKPLDRDLKDKIAISCGVERNCVIESVDAASIYQIPLNFLKQDILTPICQALNLKNLKPNMENWDSLVKRVIAPSNEVKIAFVGKYVDLKESYKSLTEALIHAGAALDTRVEIRWIDSEKLENLDLNESFKEVSGILVAGGFGVRGVEGKIKAITYAREHKIPFLGICLGMQLVLVEFARSILKIKDANSSEFEPNCKNAVVYLIDEFIDSSGKKQIRTAKTPLGGTMRLGAYPCQIKENTLLSKIYNAKSIKERHRHRYEANPKFRKDYENKGLVVSGESDGLIEAVELKTHDFFLAVQFHPEFTSRLERVNPVILSFIKAANAYHN is encoded by the coding sequence ATGAAACAAACTAAATATATTTTCGTAACGGGTGGGGTTTTAAGCTCTCTTGGTAAAGGCATAGCCGCTGCTTCCATTGCGACTTTACTTAAAAATTCAAAGCTTAAAGTTAGCATTTTAAAAGCCGATCCTTATATCAATGTCGATCCCGGCACAATGAGTCCTTTTGAACACGGCGAAGTATTTGTAACTGAAGATGGAGCAGAGACGGATTTAGACTTAGGGCATTATGAGAGGTTTTTAGATGAAAATTTAAGTCAGGATAATAATTTTACCACAGGTAAGGTTTATCAAAGCGTGATAGAAAAAGAAAGAAGAGGCGAGTATCTAGGTAAAACCATACAAGTGATTCCGCACATTGTAGGGGAGATTAAAGAAAGAATTAAAAAAGCAGGTGAAAACAAGGACATTTTAATCGTAGAGATAGGTGGCACTGTCGGCGACATCGAGGGTTTGCCCTTTTTAGAAGCCATACGCGCCCTAAAGCTTGAAGTAGGTAAAAATAATGCGATGAATATCCACCTAACTTTAGTGCCTTTCATCAAAGCCGCAGGAGAGCTTAAAACTAAGCCCACGCAACACAGCGTAGGAGAGCTAAGACGCATAGGAATAAGTCCTGATATGATTATTTGCAGGAGCGAAAAGCCTCTTGATAGGGATTTGAAAGATAAAATCGCTATTTCTTGTGGTGTGGAGAGAAACTGCGTCATAGAAAGCGTGGATGCGGCTAGCATTTATCAAATTCCGCTTAATTTTTTAAAACAAGATATTTTAACGCCCATTTGTCAAGCTTTAAACCTTAAAAATTTAAAGCCAAATATGGAAAACTGGGATAGTCTAGTCAAAAGAGTCATTGCTCCAAGCAATGAAGTCAAAATCGCTTTTGTGGGTAAATATGTGGATTTAAAAGAAAGCTATAAAAGCCTTACAGAAGCCCTTATCCACGCTGGTGCAGCACTTGATACTAGGGTAGAAATTCGCTGGATTGATAGTGAAAAGCTTGAAAATTTAGATCTCAATGAAAGCTTTAAGGAAGTGAGTGGAATTTTAGTCGCTGGAGGCTTTGGTGTGCGTGGAGTGGAGGGTAAAATCAAAGCCATTACTTACGCAAGAGAGCATAAAATTCCATTTTTAGGCATTTGTTTAGGCATGCAACTTGTTTTGGTGGAGTTTGCAAGAAGTATTTTAAAGATTAAAGATGCGAATTCAAGCGAATTTGAGCCAAATTGCAAAAATGCTGTTGTTTATCTTATCGATGAATTTATAGATAGCAGCGGTAAAAAACAAATTCGCACCGCTAAAACCCCACTTGGAGGCACGATGAGACTAGGTGCTTATCCTTGCCAAATCAAAGAAAACACTCTTTTAAGTAAAATTTACAATGCAAAAAGCATCAAAGAACGCCACAGACATCGTTATGAAGCAAACCCAAAATTCCGTAAAGATTACGAAAATAAGGGCTTAGTGGTAAGTGGAGAAAGCGATGGCTTAATCGAAGCGGTGGAGCTTAAAACGCACGATTTTTTCCTAGCTGTGCAGTTTCACCCTGAATTCACTTCGAGACTAGAAAGAGTCAATCCTGTCATTTTAAGCTTTATCAAGGCAGCAAATGCATACCATAACTAA